Proteins encoded in a region of the Trichoplusia ni isolate ovarian cell line Hi5 unplaced genomic scaffold, tn1 tig00004074, whole genome shotgun sequence genome:
- the LOC113508188 gene encoding THAP domain-containing protein 3-like: MPSCAVKWCGKHSKTSSYKKDGITFHRFPKIPELKEKWMNKINRENWFPTKYSAVCSRHFTPDCFEYLKQRRRLFSSAIPTMFLPILASPYSLTESNTNVPGPSHHNTGQSLSSKTEVHSEVNTIIEDQTLAPCGLLDDSHILRPSHVYESPSSTMNTKVIVDPEIGELSPRKRKMKRQIDHLIYSLNNKKKHVKRLQDKNRVLVKKNANLKEILNTLSQKSYITEENENILSCIGVQNRET, encoded by the exons ATGCCTTCTTGTGCGGTGAAGTGGTGTGGGAAACATTCCAAGACATCGAGTTACAAAAAGGATGGTATAACTTTTCACCG gttTCCGAAGATTCCGGAACTaaaagaaaagtggatgaataaaattaatagggaAAATTGGTTCCCAACGAAATACAGTGCTGTCTGTTCAAGGCACTTCACACCTGAttgttttgagtatttaaaacaacGTCGCCGTTTATTTAGTTCAGCAATACCAACAATGTTTCTACCAATTTTG gctTCACCTTATAGTTTGACTGAGTCTAATACTAACGTACCTGGGCCTTCGCATCACAATACCGGCCaa agtTTATCATCAAAAACAGAAGTGCATTCTGaagttaatacaataattgaagacCAGACTCTTGCGCCGTGCGGTCTACTAGATGATAGTCACATTCTTAGGCCTTCCCATGTTTATGAAAGTCCC agttCAACAATGAATACCAAAGTAATAGTAGACCCAGAAATTGGTGAGCTCAGTCCACGAAAACGCAAAATGAAACGACAAATAGACCATCTAATATATTctctaaataacaagaaaaaacatgtaaagaggcttcaagacaaaaatagagtgttggtaaaaaaaaatgcgaatctaaaagaaattttaaatacattgtctcaaaaatcttatataaccgaagaaaatgaaaatattttatcctgcATAGGTGTACAAAATCGAGAAACT